The genomic segment TCTTCACGATCTCGGTCACGAGCGCGGAGAACTTGTAGTCGTTCTTCGCGAGCGCGGTTGTGATCGTATCGACGGTGCGGCGGTCGTAGAACTCCAGTCCGCGGCCGAGTGCGTACGTCATCAGCTTCTCTGCCAGGCACCGCGCGAACAGGTCCTTCTTGTTGAGCAGTACGGCCTTCAGTTCCGCCGGGCCGGTGAACGTGATGTTGCCCGGCAGTTCGCCGGACGAGTCGATGGGTGCGGCGCCGTCCTTGGTGCGGAAGCCGCCGAGCGCGTCGAAGTTCTCCAGCCCGAAGCCGAGCCCGTCCATCTTCGCGTGGCAGTTCGCGCACGCGGGGTTCTGGCGGTGCGCCTCCATCTGCTGGCGCAGGGTGCCGGCGTTCACCGCTTTGCCGTCCTTTTCGAGTTCGGGAACGTTCGGCGGCGGCGGGGGCGGGGGCGTACCCATCAGTTGCTCGAGCACGTACCGGCCGCGCTTGACCGGCGACGTGCGCCCGGGGTTCGAGGTCACCGTCAGCACGCTCGCTTGTGTCAGCACGCCGCCGCGGTTGGTGCCCGCCAGGCTCACACGGACGAACTCCTCGTCGTTGTGGAACCGCGGCGCCTTCGGGCCGTGTGCCAGTCCGTAGTGCCGGGCGAGCGGGGCGTTCAGGTAGGTGAAGTCGGCGTCGAGCACGTCGAGGATCTTGCGGTCCTCGCGCACGATCTCGGTGAAGAACAGCCTCGTTTCGGTGAACATCGCCGCGCGGAGTTGTTCGTTGAACTGCGGGAACGTCTTCGGGTCCGGGGTGGCGTTCTTCAGCGGTTGGAGCTGGAGCCACTGCATCACGAAGTTGTCAACGAGCGCCGACGCCTTCGGGTCGCGTAGCATGCGCTTCACCTGCGCCTCGATGTGCGGCGTGAGCTGCTTCTTCGCGGCCAATGCGAACAGCTCCTCGTCGGGCATCGTGGCCCAGATGAAGTACGACATCCGCGACGCGAGCTGGAACTCGTCGATCGCGTGCGGCTCCGCGCTGTCGGGGCGGTCGTCGAGTTCGACGCGGAACAGGAACTTCGGCGACACGAGTACCGCGGTCATTGCGAACTGCACCGCGGCTTCCCACTTACCGGGGGCTTCGCCCCCGCCCGCTCCCGCCTGGTCCGGCTTCGCGAGCTGGCGTTCCGCGAGTTTCAGAAGGCGGTCGAGTTCGTCCTTCGTGACCGGGCGCCGGTAGGCGCGAGTGGCGAAGCGCTCCAGCACCTCTCGCGAGCGCTCCGCGATCGGCTTCTTGGGGTCACAGGCGAGCAGCTTCTTGTGCGTGTTCGGTCGGCTGTCGTGCGGACCGTCGAGCGACATGAACTGCATGTAGAGCGTCGGCTCGGGTTCGCCCGCGTCGGGTTTCACGAGCGCGACTGCGATCCGGTGCAGGCCGGGCGTCGGCCCGAGTTTCACACGCGTGTCCTGCGCCTCTTTCGCGGTGCGGTGCTTCACCTCCACGACCTCGACGATCTTGAACGGCCGGAGCGCGTTCACGGCCGCGCCCGAAAGTGCCTTCACGTCCTCGTCGGTGGCGACGCCCGGCGCGTTCTTGTCGCAACACACCAGGAACGCGATCTTCACCGGTTTCTTGCCGGTCGTCTCGGCGTACACCTTGGTGCGCAGGGTGAAGTCGCCGTTGCCCCGGTCCGGCACTTGCACCGGAGTGTGGACCGGCCCCGTGGTGATGCCGTCGCCCGTGCCGACCGTGACGATCCGCCAGTCGTCGCGCGTCGGCACCTTCGGTCCGGCCGGCTCGGTGAACCACGCGCCCTGCCAGCGCGAGGTGATCGGCGGCGGAACGGGCGTGATCGCCCGCGCCATGATCGTTTCGGCCGCCGCGAGGTAGCGTTCGAGCAGCACGGGCGGGAGCGTCAGGACGTCGCCGATGTTGTCGAAGCCGTGCCCCACGTCGTCGGACGGGAAGTCCTCGGCCGGGTTGAAGTCGATGCCGACGAGGTCGCGAACGGTGTTGTTGTACTCGTTGCGGTTGAGCCGCCGCATCGTCACGCGGCCGGGATCGGGCTTCGCGGTGCGGTCGTGCTTTTCGAACACGTCGCTCACGACCCGTGCGAACGCCGCGCGCTCGGCATCGGTCGGCTGGGGCTTCTGGGGCGGCGGCATTTCGCCGGTCTTGAGCGTGTCCAGCACACGCGACCAGGTCTTGCGGTCGGCGAGGAGGGCCGCGTCGTCGGCGTATTTGTCGAGGGCGAGATCGGCCTTTGCCTTTTCGCCGGA from the Frigoriglobus tundricola genome contains:
- a CDS encoding DUF1592 domain-containing protein, with the protein product MPVRRESVAALVPLVALAAGVFHAPGPLPAAAGTKAEPVFKTDGVAFLKKHCLACHSGEKAKADLALDKYADDAALLADRKTWSRVLDTLKTGEMPPPQKPQPTDAERAAFARVVSDVFEKHDRTAKPDPGRVTMRRLNRNEYNNTVRDLVGIDFNPAEDFPSDDVGHGFDNIGDVLTLPPVLLERYLAAAETIMARAITPVPPPITSRWQGAWFTEPAGPKVPTRDDWRIVTVGTGDGITTGPVHTPVQVPDRGNGDFTLRTKVYAETTGKKPVKIAFLVCCDKNAPGVATDEDVKALSGAAVNALRPFKIVEVVEVKHRTAKEAQDTRVKLGPTPGLHRIAVALVKPDAGEPEPTLYMQFMSLDGPHDSRPNTHKKLLACDPKKPIAERSREVLERFATRAYRRPVTKDELDRLLKLAERQLAKPDQAGAGGGEAPGKWEAAVQFAMTAVLVSPKFLFRVELDDRPDSAEPHAIDEFQLASRMSYFIWATMPDEELFALAAKKQLTPHIEAQVKRMLRDPKASALVDNFVMQWLQLQPLKNATPDPKTFPQFNEQLRAAMFTETRLFFTEIVREDRKILDVLDADFTYLNAPLARHYGLAHGPKAPRFHNDEEFVRVSLAGTNRGGVLTQASVLTVTSNPGRTSPVKRGRYVLEQLMGTPPPPPPPNVPELEKDGKAVNAGTLRQQMEAHRQNPACANCHAKMDGLGFGLENFDALGGFRTKDGAAPIDSSGELPGNITFTGPAELKAVLLNKKDLFARCLAEKLMTYALGRGLEFYDRRTVDTITTALAKNDYKFSALVTEIVKSDPFRKRRGKGQ